The sequence below is a genomic window from Halosolutus gelatinilyticus.
CTGATGTTCAACTACTTCCGGCTTGGCGGGGTCGCCTGGGACCTGCCGGAACCCCGCGAGGAGTTCTTCGAGAAGACGCGGGACTTCCTCGACGACCTGCCGGCGAAAATCGACGAGTACAACGATCTCGTCACCTCGAACGAGATCTTCCAGGTTCGGTGTATCGACACCGGCATCCTCGAGCCCGAGGTGGCTAAAAACTACGGCTGTACCGGCCCGGTCGCCCGCGGCTCCGGCATCGACTACGACCTGCGCCGGGACGATCCCTACGGCTACTACGAGAATCTGAACTGGGACGTCGTCACCGAGGACGGCTGCGACAACTACAGCCGCGTCCTCGTGCGCATGCAGGAGGTCGAGGAGTCCGCGAAGATCATCGAGCAGTGTCTCGACCTGCTCGAGGAGTGGCCGGAGGACGACCGCGAGATCCAGGCCAACGTCCCCCGGACGCTCAAGCCGGACGCTGACACCGAAGTCTACCGCGCGGTGGAGGCCGCGAAGGGCGAACTCGGCATCTACATCCGGTCGGACGGTACCGACAAGCCCGCCCGGTTCAAGATCCGCAGTCCGTGCTTCCACAACCTCTCGGCGTTAGAAGAGATGAGCGAAGGGGAGTACGTCCCGGACCTGATCGCGACGCTCGGCAGCCTCGACATCGTCCTCGGGGAGGTGGACCGCTAACATGGTCGGAACGGTACCGACGGTTCCGCTCCAGGAGACGGTCTTGCTCCCGGAGAAGATCGGCGAGCTGACCGGACTCGATCAGTTCGGCGTGGCCGGCGAACTCGTCGCGGCCTTCCTCGCCGCGTTCGTCGTCGGTAACCTGATGCTCGCGATGACCGGCGTCGCGGGGCCGTGGGCCAAGCGCAAGATCACCGCGGCGTTCACCGATCGGATCGCGGTCAACCGCCTCGGTCCGGCGGGCATCCTGATCATCGTCGCCGACTCCGTGCGACTGCTTTCGAAGGAGCTGATCATCCCGGAGAACGCCGATCGGCCGGCCTACGACCTCGCGCCGATCGTCGTCGCCTCCTCCGCCCTGCTCGGCTTCGCCGTGATTCCGATGGGCAGCGGCATCCAACTGGCCAACCCCGAGGTCGGCCTGGCGTACGTCTTCGCCGTTTCAGGAATCGCGAGCATCGGACTGGTGATGGCCGGCTACGCGTCGGCGAACAAGTATTCGATGCTCGGCGGCCTGCGGGCGGTCGCACAGAACGTCGCCTACGAGATCCCCCTCGTCGTGACGGGGATGTCGGTCGTGATCTTCGCCGGCTCGCTGCGGATGAGCGAGATCGTCGCCGCACAGGAGGGGACGCTCGTCTCGCTCGGTCCGGTCGCGATTCCGGAGTGGTACGCGATCGTCAACCCCTTCGCGTTCATCCTCTTCCTGCTGGCGAACTTCGCGGAGGTCGGCCGGAACCCGTTCGACACGCCCGAGGCGCCGACGGAGATCGTCGCCGGCTACCAGACCGAGTACTCCTCGGTCTACTTCGTGCTGATCTACCTCGGGGAGTTTCTCCACATCTTCCTCGGGGGCGCGATCATCGCGACGATCTTCCTCGGCGGGCCGGCCGGCCCCGGTCCCGCCGAACTCGGGATCGTCTGGTTCATCGTCAAGATATGGGGCGTGTTCCTGCTGACCCAGTGGCTCCGATCGGCGGTACCGCGGGTCCGGATCGACCAGCTGATCGAGATCGGCTGGAAGGGGCTGCTCGTCCTTTCGTTCGCGAACCTCGTGTTGACCGCGGTTATCGTGGGGCTGATAGCATGATCGGGATACTCAAATCGATGGCAACGACGATGAAACACGCGCTGGACGGCTCGACGTTCACGGTCGAGTACCCGGAGACCGCGCCGGACGTCTCGCCGCGATTCCGCGGCGTCCACAAGTTCAGCCAAGAGCGGTGCATCTGGTGTCGCCAGTGCGAGAACGTCTGTCCGAACGACACGATCCAGATCGTGACGGACGACAAGCGACAGGGCGAACAGTACAACCTCCACATCGGCCAGTGCGTCTACTGTCGCCTCTGCGAGGAGGTGTGTCCGGTCGACGCCATCCTCCTGACCCAGAACTTCGAGTTCACCGCGGACACGAAACACGACTTCATCTACAACAAAGAGGAGCTGAAGGCCGTGCCGTGGTACAAGGACATCGATCCGCTCGAGTCTCGGGAACCGGACCGGAGCGCGTGGATCGGCGAGGGCGAAGGGGAGGTCGATTACCAGTGACGGGCCGCCCGTCCCGCCAATTTCGGGTGCTAGAACAATGACATACGAGCTGATCGCGTTCGCGCTGTTCGCGTTCGTCACGCTCGCCAGCGCCCTCGGCGTCGTGCTCCTGCGGGATCCGTGGCACTCGGCGCTGATGCTTGGCGTGTCGCTGGTCAGCGTCGCGGTGCACTACGTGATGCTGGCGGCCGAGTTCGTCGCCATGATGCAGATCCTCGTCTACGTCGGCGGGGTGCTCATCCTCATCACGTTCGCCGTGATGCTGACCCAGCGCGACGACTCGGCGGACGCGGACGCAGACGAGGTGGTACAGGCATGACGAACGGTCCGAAACTGCGGCTCGGCTCGACGCTCGCGCCCGGAATCCTCGCCGTCGTCCTGTTTGCGGCGATGGCGGTGATCGTCCTGAACACGCCGTTCGATTCGATGCCGGCCGACGGATTCGCGCCGGCCGGCACGACGATCACCGAGAACATCGGCTACGCGCTGCTCGGCCTGACGGACTTACAGGAGATCGACGCCGAGCCGTTTCTGGTCTCGTTCCTGCTGATCGCGATCGTCCTGGACGCCGCGCTCGACGCGTCGCTCGTGCTTGCAAAGCGCGAGGAACACGGCGAACCCGTCGCCGCGCTCTCGAGTACCGGGACGGCGGACTCGACGTCGACGCCGGGTGCCGGCCGCGAGGACGGCACGGCCCTCGCCGACGGCGGGGCCGAATCGGCCGGCACGGCGGGAGACGAGTCCGAACTCGACGGCACCGCGGGGGGTGACGATCGGTGACCGTCGCCGTCGAGTACTACGTGCTGCTGTCGATGGGGCTGTTCTGTATCGGCCTCTTCGGCATTTTGACGCGGCGCAACGCGCTGTTGTTCCTGATGTCCGTCGAACTCATGTTGAACGCGGCGAACCTCAACCTGATCGCGTTCGCGTTCTACCACGGCAACCTCACGGGGCAGGTGTTCTCGCTCTTTACCATGGCGCTCGCCGCCGCGGAGGTCGCCGTCGGGCTCGGGATCATCCTGGTGCTGTACCGCAACTTCCGTGACGTCGACGTCACGGTTCCGACGACGATGAGGTGGTAAGATGGCAGGAACAGGTGCTTTTAGTTACGCTCCGGCGATCGCACTGTTCCCGCTCGCAACGTTCGTCATCGCGCTCGTCTTCGGCAGGCAGTTGCCGAAGAAGGGGGCGATTCCGGGCATCGTCGCGACGGGCGGCTCGCTGCTGCTCTCGCTGCTGATGGCCTGGACGGTCGCGAGCGGCGAAGCGTATCACGAAACGCTCTACACGTGGACGGCGGGCGACGCGATGAGCCGAACCGGCGCCGAGACGATCGAATTCACGTTCGGAATCCTGATCGATCCGCTCTCGGCGCTGATGCTGGTGATCGTCTCGCTGATCGCGTTTCTCGTCCACGTCTTCAGCCTCGGGTACATGAACGCCGAAGGCGAGACCGGACTCCCCCGGTACTACGCCGAACTCGGGCTGTTCACGTTCAGCATGCTCGCGTTCGTCTTCGCGGACAACCTGCTGATGGCGTTCATGTTCTTCGAGCTCGTTGGGCTGTGTTCGTTCCTGCTGATCGGGTTCTGGTTCCGCACGGAATCGGCTCCGTCGGCCGCGAAGAAAGCGTTCCTCGTCACTCGCTTTGGCGACTACTTCTTCCTGGTCGGCGTCGTCGCGATCGCGGCGACGTTCGGGACGGTCGCCTTCGCGGGCGAGAACTCATTCGTGGTCGCCGCCGAGACGGCGATCGACGACGGCGCGACGCTGTTCGGCTTCGACGCCCAGACCTGGGTGACGATCACCGGGCTGCTCGTGTTGGGCGGCGTCGTCGGCAAATCCGCGCAGTTTCCGCTGCACACCTGGCTACCCGACGCGATGGAGGGCCCGACCACCGTCTCCGCGCTCATCCACGCGGCGACGATGGTCGCGGCCGGGGTCTACCTGGTCGCCCGGATGTTCGGCTACTACGCGCTCTCGCCGACCGCGCTCTCGATCATCGCGTTCGTGGGCGGCTTCACGGCGCTGTTCGCGGCGACGATGGGCGTCGTCAAGGACGACGTGAAGCAGGTGCTCGCGTACTCGACGATCAGCCAGTACGGTTACATGATGCTGGGCCTGGGCGTCGGCGGCTACGTCGCCGGCGTCTTCCACCTCATGAACCACGCCTTCTTCAAGGCGCTGCTGTTCCTCGGCGCCGGCGCCGTCATCGTCCTCATGCACCACGAACAGGACATGTGGAAGATGGGCGGCCTGAAGGACAAAGCGCCCGTGACCTACTGGACGTTCCTCGCGGGCGCGCTCGCGCTCGCGGGGATCGTCCCGTTCTCCGGCTTCTGGTCGAAGGACGAGGTGCTGTTCGACGCGCTGATCGTCGGCCTCGAAGAACCCGTCATCCTCGCCGCGTTCGCGATGGGGCTGCTCGCGGTGTTCTTCACCGGCTTCTACACGTTCCGGATGGTGTTCCTGACGTTCCACGGCGAGCCTCGCAGCGAGGCCGCCGAAGATCCGCACCCGGTCGGCTGGTCGATCAAGGCCCCGCTCGTGGTGCTCGGCGTGCTCGCGCTCGTCGCGGGG
It includes:
- a CDS encoding NADH-quinone oxidoreductase subunit J encodes the protein MTYELIAFALFAFVTLASALGVVLLRDPWHSALMLGVSLVSVAVHYVMLAAEFVAMMQILVYVGGVLILITFAVMLTQRDDSADADADEVVQA
- a CDS encoding NuoI/complex I 23 kDa subunit family protein — encoded protein: MIGILKSMATTMKHALDGSTFTVEYPETAPDVSPRFRGVHKFSQERCIWCRQCENVCPNDTIQIVTDDKRQGEQYNLHIGQCVYCRLCEEVCPVDAILLTQNFEFTADTKHDFIYNKEELKAVPWYKDIDPLESREPDRSAWIGEGEGEVDYQ
- a CDS encoding complex I subunit 1/NuoH family protein, producing the protein MVGTVPTVPLQETVLLPEKIGELTGLDQFGVAGELVAAFLAAFVVGNLMLAMTGVAGPWAKRKITAAFTDRIAVNRLGPAGILIIVADSVRLLSKELIIPENADRPAYDLAPIVVASSALLGFAVIPMGSGIQLANPEVGLAYVFAVSGIASIGLVMAGYASANKYSMLGGLRAVAQNVAYEIPLVVTGMSVVIFAGSLRMSEIVAAQEGTLVSLGPVAIPEWYAIVNPFAFILFLLANFAEVGRNPFDTPEAPTEIVAGYQTEYSSVYFVLIYLGEFLHIFLGGAIIATIFLGGPAGPGPAELGIVWFIVKIWGVFLLTQWLRSAVPRVRIDQLIEIGWKGLLVLSFANLVLTAVIVGLIA
- the nuoL gene encoding NADH-quinone oxidoreductase subunit L translates to MAGTGAFSYAPAIALFPLATFVIALVFGRQLPKKGAIPGIVATGGSLLLSLLMAWTVASGEAYHETLYTWTAGDAMSRTGAETIEFTFGILIDPLSALMLVIVSLIAFLVHVFSLGYMNAEGETGLPRYYAELGLFTFSMLAFVFADNLLMAFMFFELVGLCSFLLIGFWFRTESAPSAAKKAFLVTRFGDYFFLVGVVAIAATFGTVAFAGENSFVVAAETAIDDGATLFGFDAQTWVTITGLLVLGGVVGKSAQFPLHTWLPDAMEGPTTVSALIHAATMVAAGVYLVARMFGYYALSPTALSIIAFVGGFTALFAATMGVVKDDVKQVLAYSTISQYGYMMLGLGVGGYVAGVFHLMNHAFFKALLFLGAGAVIVLMHHEQDMWKMGGLKDKAPVTYWTFLAGALALAGIVPFSGFWSKDEVLFDALIVGLEEPVILAAFAMGLLAVFFTGFYTFRMVFLTFHGEPRSEAAEDPHPVGWSIKAPLVVLGVLALVAGVANLAPVYKLAGIDVTYLEHWLDGDYGAVEGLTYHAYHETVPFEEGYVGSEQLTVLLSAGLSLGLAIGGAALAHVLYNVPEPVRHTEKLGGAYGLLRSNYYQDEYQVWLAEGLTLPLARAADRFDQTVIDGAVNGVSTASLFGSDRMKRLQTGIVTNYAALLIGGFIALLIVLGLLGGWFV
- the nuoK gene encoding NADH-quinone oxidoreductase subunit NuoK, whose protein sequence is MTVAVEYYVLLSMGLFCIGLFGILTRRNALLFLMSVELMLNAANLNLIAFAFYHGNLTGQVFSLFTMALAAAEVAVGLGIILVLYRNFRDVDVTVPTTMRW